In Desulfovibrio sp. UCD-KL4C, a single genomic region encodes these proteins:
- a CDS encoding methyl-accepting chemotaxis protein: MSTAKRTGSIQLLMAGVIALTITVVLGLLGSADYFKAQERLTEQLHSELAGISGRLKVNLISPLWDMNMDSARGVLESEMSNRNLFSTVIIHKDKIVIGVGRDNNWNVVERKTAVTKGNYVIATVPLVYERNKKKNDLGTLNIYMSKKYLNEALNENLMGIIVRVVVMDCILVLALFILIRIFMMRPLNIIQTFTAKVQDGNLDAVLGQGRFIFELKDLKNGVESMVKILKSKMNEVKQKQEEALELADQANESARAADEARAAAELARKEGQAHAANVLENIVRNIDGSMQDLSELVERVGDGANRQSFQLAETATAMDEMNATVLEVAKNASNTSEQALLTKNEAQRGSTVVDQTLSAVIGMSTLTQQLVGNMTDLDHQADGIGAILAVISDIADQTNLLALNAAIEAARAGEAGRGFAVVADEVRKLAEKTMNATQQVDQSIRGLQNGAKTSTDTTNKAVISINETKELSEESGKALIKISELVELTSGLVTSIATAAEEQSATSEEITRSTNEISEISELTVEQMNLASSSIETMTAQVDELKSLIRSLSE; encoded by the coding sequence ATGAGCACTGCAAAACGAACTGGAAGTATTCAGCTATTGATGGCCGGAGTAATCGCTTTAACTATAACTGTAGTTTTAGGACTACTTGGCAGTGCGGATTATTTTAAGGCTCAGGAAAGACTTACTGAACAGTTGCATAGTGAGCTTGCAGGTATTTCCGGGCGACTTAAGGTTAATCTTATCAGTCCGCTTTGGGATATGAATATGGATAGTGCCCGGGGCGTTTTAGAAAGTGAAATGTCAAACCGTAATTTATTCTCAACTGTCATTATTCATAAAGATAAAATCGTTATAGGTGTAGGCAGGGATAATAACTGGAACGTTGTTGAGCGTAAAACAGCGGTAACTAAAGGTAATTATGTTATAGCCACTGTCCCGTTGGTTTATGAACGTAACAAAAAAAAGAATGATCTCGGGACACTGAATATCTATATGAGCAAAAAGTATCTTAATGAGGCTTTGAATGAAAACCTTATGGGAATCATAGTGCGTGTAGTTGTAATGGATTGTATTTTGGTACTTGCTCTTTTTATTTTAATTCGAATTTTTATGATGCGTCCGTTAAATATTATTCAAACATTTACTGCCAAAGTGCAGGACGGAAATTTAGATGCTGTGCTTGGGCAGGGTCGGTTTATTTTTGAATTGAAGGATCTTAAAAATGGAGTAGAGTCCATGGTTAAGATTTTGAAATCGAAAATGAATGAGGTTAAGCAGAAACAGGAAGAGGCTTTAGAGCTTGCCGATCAAGCGAATGAATCAGCAAGAGCAGCCGATGAAGCCAGAGCCGCAGCTGAACTGGCTCGCAAAGAAGGGCAGGCGCATGCCGCTAATGTTCTTGAAAATATAGTCAGAAATATTGACGGGTCGATGCAAGATCTTTCCGAATTAGTTGAACGAGTAGGCGATGGAGCAAATCGACAATCTTTTCAATTGGCTGAAACTGCTACAGCCATGGACGAAATGAATGCAACCGTTCTTGAAGTTGCTAAAAATGCAAGTAACACTTCAGAGCAAGCTTTGCTTACTAAGAATGAGGCTCAACGGGGTAGTACTGTTGTAGATCAGACATTATCAGCAGTAATCGGAATGAGTACGCTGACTCAGCAATTAGTTGGGAATATGACTGATCTGGATCATCAGGCAGATGGAATCGGTGCTATTTTAGCTGTTATTTCTGATATTGCTGATCAAACAAATCTTTTGGCTCTTAACGCAGCCATTGAAGCTGCAAGAGCTGGTGAAGCAGGGCGAGGATTTGCAGTTGTAGCCGACGAAGTTCGTAAGCTTGCTGAAAAAACTATGAATGCGACTCAACAGGTTGATCAGTCTATTAGGGGACTACAAAATGGTGCAAAAACTAGTACAGATACTACTAATAAGGCTGTAATCTCTATTAACGAGACTAAAGAATTATCTGAGGAATCCGGCAAGGCTCTCATAAAAATCAGTGAATTGGTTGAGCTTACTTCGGGATTAGTTACATCGATTGCCACTGCCGCTGAAGAACAGTCGGCTACAAGCGAGGAAATTACTCGTAGTACTAATGAAATAAGTGAAATAAGTGAACTGACTGTTGAGCAGATGAATCTTGCATCATCTTCTATTGAAACAATGACTGCGCAAGTTGATGAGTTGAAATCTTTAATTAGAAGTTTGAGCGAATAA
- a CDS encoding TIGR01777 family oxidoreductase, which produces MRVVITGGTGFIGRKLSRALVAKGYQVIALTRSTRVSDISGVRNVVWDGESSSGWEEFIDGATAVVNLAGENIASGRWSTAKKNRILHSRLAAGHAVTEGVTKAKNRPKVVVQASAIGFYGPRGAEPVTEETQSGDSFLAEVSKKWEASTAGIESYGIRRVIVRTSMVLGCGGALSKMIGPFKLGLGSYLGHGHQGVSWIHIDDEVWAIIYLIENKTCSGVYNLSSTHPVTSNKFTDTLGEVLGKRVFLRVPSVLLKLILGQMAEEVLLTGQFVLPERLITAGFNFEHLDLKEALTHFVD; this is translated from the coding sequence ATGCGAGTTGTTATAACTGGTGGAACTGGGTTTATAGGTAGAAAACTAAGTAGAGCTCTGGTTGCGAAAGGGTATCAGGTTATTGCTTTAACGCGTTCAACACGTGTTTCAGATATTTCTGGAGTAAGGAATGTTGTTTGGGATGGTGAGTCTTCATCCGGTTGGGAAGAATTTATTGATGGAGCTACGGCAGTTGTGAATCTTGCCGGGGAAAATATTGCTTCAGGTCGTTGGAGTACTGCTAAAAAAAATAGAATTCTGCATAGCAGGCTGGCAGCCGGACATGCTGTAACTGAGGGAGTTACAAAGGCAAAAAATCGCCCGAAGGTTGTTGTACAGGCTTCTGCAATAGGTTTTTATGGCCCTAGAGGTGCTGAACCAGTGACTGAGGAGACTCAGTCTGGAGATTCGTTTCTGGCGGAAGTCTCTAAAAAGTGGGAAGCTTCAACTGCCGGAATTGAATCTTATGGAATTAGAAGGGTAATTGTCCGGACAAGTATGGTTTTAGGCTGCGGCGGAGCTCTAAGTAAAATGATCGGTCCTTTTAAACTGGGATTGGGCAGCTATCTTGGTCATGGTCATCAAGGTGTTTCTTGGATTCATATTGATGATGAAGTGTGGGCTATTATTTACCTGATTGAAAACAAAACTTGTAGTGGTGTTTATAATTTATCTTCAACACATCCTGTCACTTCAAACAAATTTACCGATACGCTTGGGGAAGTTTTAGGTAAGCGTGTTTTTTTGCGGGTTCCTTCTGTTCTTTTGAAGCTCATACTTGGACAGATGGCAGAAGAGGTTTTGTTAACCGGTCAATTTGTATTACCTGAAAGGTTGATTACAGCAGGATTTAATTTCGAGCATTTGGATCTTAAAGAAGCGTTAACTCATTTTGTTGATTAA
- a CDS encoding ABC transporter substrate-binding protein, producing the protein MRKLFIAFTLILFLGVSVVYAAELTIITENSPPLNYKKNGKIIGVSTELVQEIMRRTNKVYPIKVMPWARGYALALKKPNVVLYSTVRTRSRENLFKWVGPIATLKWVLFAKSGSGLKISNWDDAKKVGSIGTYIRDARELMLKARGFTNLKSAPDSLTNLKKLMADRIDLWVVGENEGYLLAKQNGFSPSDLEKVFVIREVNLYIAFSKSTSDTIVNVWRKAFGEMIDDGFVQKTWDKWAKLISF; encoded by the coding sequence GTGAGAAAACTTTTTATCGCTTTCACTTTAATTTTATTTCTTGGAGTTAGTGTTGTTTATGCTGCAGAATTAACTATAATTACCGAAAATTCTCCGCCTCTTAATTATAAAAAAAATGGGAAAATTATAGGCGTTTCAACAGAACTAGTACAAGAGATTATGCGTCGCACTAATAAAGTGTATCCTATTAAAGTTATGCCATGGGCAAGAGGATATGCACTTGCTTTAAAAAAGCCGAATGTTGTTTTGTATTCCACAGTGCGTACTAGATCAAGAGAAAATCTTTTTAAGTGGGTTGGCCCTATTGCAACTTTGAAGTGGGTTTTGTTTGCAAAATCCGGTTCCGGTTTAAAAATATCCAATTGGGATGATGCAAAGAAGGTCGGATCTATTGGAACATATATTCGTGATGCAAGGGAGCTAATGCTTAAAGCTAGAGGGTTCACTAATTTAAAGAGTGCACCTGATTCTCTAACCAATCTTAAAAAACTTATGGCAGATCGGATCGATCTATGGGTAGTGGGGGAGAATGAAGGTTATTTGTTAGCGAAACAAAATGGTTTTTCTCCTTCAGATTTAGAAAAGGTTTTTGTAATTAGAGAAGTTAATCTTTATATAGCGTTTTCTAAATCAACATCTGATACAATTGTTAATGTTTGGCGGAAAGCTTTTGGCGAAATGATTGATGATGGTTTTGTTCAAAAAACTTGGGATAAGTGGGCAAAGTTAATATCTTTCTAA
- a CDS encoding esterase-like activity of phytase family protein translates to MIKKIIAAGTLLALSAGFACAADFQIDKYEIETPLKYNVPYSGKYVDNFPQGFSIGIGSGMTYVGLAKDGTRIFYAIGDRGPNASSPYVLVDGKKIPSKVFPAPDYTPSYGAIGLKNGKVTLLSRIEIKDVKGHKISGRPLPPNFVGSTGEIPLSDSYKILSYDKEGLDTEGIAIDKKDGNLWICDEYGPFIVKIDANTGRIIKKYSPGKELPAIIAKRQPNRGMEGIAVTPSNKILGAVQSICDIDGKVSASKAPFTRLVWLDPETGETKMFAYPVDVEAYKKCKDVKIGDLQAVSDSKFLIVEQGKGKDGLRNIIYLIDINGATDLTNKKTVKGDELEMVSGVDELKSLGIKMATKKEIISLREHGWKPSKAEGLALLPDMKTIAVCSDNDFGFGSVAINPAKDKDGKSVKKVTKYVLDDGKMTYGGAAVDTTFELKPTGEKAGFWMITLPKKVTNY, encoded by the coding sequence GTGATTAAAAAAATTATTGCTGCTGGAACATTGCTGGCTTTAAGTGCCGGATTTGCATGTGCTGCTGATTTTCAAATTGATAAGTATGAAATAGAAACTCCTCTCAAATACAATGTCCCGTATAGCGGAAAATACGTTGATAATTTTCCTCAAGGTTTTTCTATAGGTATAGGATCAGGCATGACTTATGTCGGATTGGCTAAAGACGGAACCAGAATTTTTTATGCCATTGGTGATCGCGGACCTAATGCTAGCAGTCCTTATGTTTTAGTTGATGGAAAGAAAATTCCTTCAAAAGTTTTTCCTGCCCCAGATTATACTCCTTCATATGGCGCAATCGGACTCAAAAACGGAAAAGTTACTCTTTTGAGTCGTATTGAGATTAAAGATGTTAAAGGTCATAAAATCTCCGGTCGTCCTCTTCCTCCGAATTTCGTAGGATCTACAGGTGAGATTCCTCTGTCTGATTCATATAAAATACTCAGTTACGATAAAGAAGGGCTGGATACCGAAGGAATTGCCATTGATAAGAAAGATGGTAATTTATGGATTTGTGATGAATACGGACCATTTATCGTTAAAATAGATGCTAATACTGGCCGTATAATTAAGAAGTATTCTCCTGGTAAGGAATTGCCTGCCATTATAGCGAAACGTCAGCCCAATAGAGGGATGGAAGGTATTGCTGTTACTCCATCTAACAAAATTCTTGGAGCTGTTCAGTCTATATGCGACATAGATGGGAAAGTTTCAGCCAGTAAAGCTCCGTTTACCCGGTTGGTTTGGCTTGATCCAGAAACAGGAGAAACAAAAATGTTTGCGTATCCTGTTGACGTAGAAGCTTATAAGAAATGTAAAGATGTCAAGATTGGTGATTTGCAAGCTGTAAGTGATAGTAAGTTCCTTATTGTTGAACAGGGAAAAGGTAAAGACGGTTTGCGTAATATTATTTATTTGATTGATATTAACGGGGCAACTGATCTTACCAATAAAAAAACAGTTAAGGGTGATGAGTTAGAGATGGTTTCCGGTGTTGATGAGTTAAAATCTCTCGGGATAAAAATGGCTACAAAAAAGGAAATTATAAGCCTTCGTGAGCATGGCTGGAAGCCTAGTAAGGCCGAAGGTTTGGCACTTCTTCCAGATATGAAAACTATTGCTGTCTGTTCTGATAATGATTTCGGGTTTGGTTCTGTTGCAATAAATCCAGCAAAGGATAAGGACGGAAAATCTGTTAAAAAAGTAACCAAATACGTTCTTGATGACGGAAAGATGACTTATGGTGGGGCTGCTGTTGATACTACGTTTGAGCTTAAACCTACTGGTGAAAAAGCTGGTTTCTGGATGATTACTCTTCCCAAAAAAGTTACAAACTACTAA
- a CDS encoding ABC transporter substrate-binding protein, which translates to MKKIVLFVMLLASILLMASAGSVLAEETIAFDEANAPFMYLNGDAVSGLYPVLVGEAFKRMNSDVKLECRPWNRVIAGADAGNWGVGGIYKNADRLKKYDYSEPIFEEKLMIFVTKGGEFNFSGVNDLTGKSVGVMRGWSYGDDFDKAVADGKVSKDEVENDKLNFTKLIAGRVDAAIASPETWSGLKAEMDPGGQVVMLPTPLAVNNTYLIFNKSADKKAVLAKFNQIIESMKADGTVEKIAVESFK; encoded by the coding sequence ATGAAGAAAATTGTGCTTTTTGTAATGTTGTTGGCGAGTATACTGCTAATGGCGTCTGCTGGATCGGTATTAGCTGAAGAGACCATTGCGTTTGATGAAGCTAATGCTCCATTCATGTATTTGAATGGAGATGCCGTTTCAGGTCTTTATCCAGTTTTAGTTGGCGAAGCCTTTAAACGGATGAACTCTGATGTTAAATTGGAATGCAGGCCTTGGAACAGGGTTATTGCAGGTGCAGATGCCGGCAACTGGGGAGTGGGCGGTATTTATAAAAATGCTGATCGTTTAAAAAAATACGACTACTCTGAGCCTATTTTTGAAGAGAAACTCATGATTTTTGTAACCAAAGGTGGAGAATTTAATTTTTCAGGAGTGAATGATCTTACGGGTAAATCCGTTGGAGTTATGCGCGGGTGGAGTTATGGTGATGATTTTGACAAAGCCGTTGCAGATGGAAAAGTTTCCAAGGATGAAGTTGAAAATGATAAATTAAACTTTACTAAACTTATTGCAGGTAGAGTTGATGCTGCCATTGCTTCACCGGAAACGTGGTCTGGGTTGAAGGCAGAAATGGATCCTGGTGGACAGGTTGTAATGCTACCGACTCCACTTGCCGTTAATAATACTTATCTTATTTTCAATAAATCAGCAGATAAAAAAGCTGTGCTCGCAAAATTTAATCAAATAATAGAGTCAATGAAGGCAGATGGAACTGTAGAAAAAATAGCTGTTGAAAGTTTTAAATAG
- the rsgA gene encoding ribosome small subunit-dependent GTPase A: MNQNEYSLADLGWKNSFRDQYSADDKATSIPARVIKTHKGHLVVSTGKTEHLLQIAETGIGSLREQPTVGDWLLLDAESFVPVRLLKRTSLLKRMSPGQQVKLQPIAANIDTLLIVSSCNTEFNLNRLERYVCLAIDAGVEFVMVLTKADLTDDIEAFKTKARQLHETMPIMVVNAKNNESVSCLKKWFSKGKSLVLLGSSGVGKTTLLNTINGTVKDKTGSIRLADDKGRHTTTTRSLHVMPSGALLIDVPGIRELQLHDCENGLYNAFSEITELAEQCKFTDCSHTTEPGCAVQHALNEDKIDSRRLNNYLKLLSETQQNTENISEKTKRKASSSNKKRKAKSKWIG; this comes from the coding sequence TTGAATCAAAATGAATATTCTTTAGCTGATCTTGGCTGGAAGAACTCTTTCCGTGACCAATACTCTGCCGATGATAAGGCAACTTCCATACCTGCCAGAGTTATAAAAACTCACAAAGGACATCTCGTTGTTTCAACTGGAAAAACTGAACATCTTCTGCAAATTGCAGAAACTGGTATCGGCAGCCTAAGAGAACAACCGACTGTTGGCGACTGGCTTTTACTTGATGCAGAGTCTTTTGTTCCCGTACGTTTACTGAAACGTACCAGCCTTCTGAAAAGAATGAGTCCCGGGCAGCAAGTTAAACTCCAACCGATTGCCGCCAACATTGACACTTTGCTGATTGTCTCATCCTGCAACACGGAATTTAATCTTAACAGACTTGAACGTTATGTATGCCTTGCCATTGATGCCGGAGTTGAGTTTGTAATGGTGCTGACCAAAGCGGACTTAACTGATGACATCGAAGCCTTTAAGACTAAAGCCAGACAACTGCATGAAACCATGCCGATCATGGTTGTTAATGCCAAAAACAATGAAAGTGTAAGCTGCTTAAAAAAGTGGTTCAGCAAAGGAAAATCACTGGTTCTTTTAGGTTCATCCGGAGTTGGAAAAACCACCTTGCTGAATACTATTAACGGAACGGTAAAAGATAAAACAGGCTCAATACGTTTAGCCGATGATAAAGGACGCCATACGACAACAACACGCTCTCTTCACGTTATGCCTTCCGGTGCACTTTTAATAGATGTGCCGGGAATTAGAGAATTACAACTTCACGATTGCGAAAACGGACTATATAATGCATTTTCAGAAATCACTGAACTGGCTGAACAATGTAAATTTACTGATTGCAGCCATACAACTGAGCCAGGATGTGCAGTTCAGCATGCTCTTAATGAAGACAAAATTGATAGCAGAAGACTTAACAACTACCTTAAACTGTTAAGCGAAACACAGCAAAACACAGAAAATATTTCTGAAAAAACAAAAAGAAAAGCCAGCTCCAGTAATAAAAAGCGAAAAGCTAAGTCTAAATGGATAGGATAA
- a CDS encoding universal stress protein, with protein MIFSKILIPVDGSKHSDNAVKYGFSLAEMCGAKVILLHCHAPIPSGLGEPNFQKAIDDATRKSYAILQKHLKTPEAANLPLQDKIIGGETTKSIVTVADTEKCDLIIMGSKGKSDLEGLLVGSVTHKILNTARCPVMIIK; from the coding sequence GTGATCTTTTCAAAAATCCTAATCCCTGTTGACGGCTCAAAGCATTCTGACAACGCTGTAAAATATGGGTTTTCTCTCGCTGAAATGTGCGGAGCAAAAGTTATCCTTTTACATTGCCATGCCCCGATACCATCAGGGCTTGGTGAACCTAACTTTCAAAAAGCTATAGATGACGCAACACGTAAATCATACGCTATACTCCAAAAACACCTGAAAACTCCTGAAGCTGCGAATTTACCCCTCCAAGATAAAATCATTGGCGGAGAAACGACTAAATCAATCGTAACGGTTGCAGACACAGAAAAGTGCGATTTGATTATAATGGGTTCGAAAGGAAAATCGGACCTTGAAGGTTTACTCGTAGGAAGCGTCACGCATAAAATTCTAAACACCGCACG
- a CDS encoding TetR/AcrR family transcriptional regulator has protein sequence MTKKEIVLKSAKEVFGELGYSGTTFKKIADRAGVAVGLLSHHYGNKEKLFREAGFDVTERLSIALRDEVLQAENGCDAVYRFAKRYLEFSIDKDEDFLMLIRCSPFSDLKTGADRDAMVHKFAQIPVLLENCVARGVQDGSLPDVLVAETSSVVLCNLVGAVRTKLLTPYSPPNLYEAALTFLMRSLKNA, from the coding sequence ATGACAAAAAAAGAAATAGTTTTAAAATCAGCTAAAGAAGTCTTCGGTGAACTGGGATACTCTGGTACAACTTTTAAGAAAATTGCAGATCGTGCCGGTGTTGCCGTCGGATTACTTTCGCATCATTACGGAAATAAAGAAAAACTTTTCAGAGAAGCTGGATTTGATGTAACAGAAAGGCTTAGCATTGCTTTGCGTGACGAAGTTTTGCAGGCTGAAAACGGTTGTGATGCTGTTTACAGATTTGCCAAACGTTATCTGGAATTTTCAATTGATAAAGATGAAGACTTTTTAATGCTTATTCGTTGCTCACCGTTTAGTGATCTTAAGACAGGCGCTGACAGGGATGCTATGGTTCATAAATTTGCTCAGATTCCTGTTTTGCTGGAAAATTGTGTAGCGCGCGGTGTTCAGGACGGCTCCCTTCCCGATGTTTTGGTCGCGGAGACTTCTTCAGTTGTTTTATGCAACCTTGTTGGCGCAGTCAGAACTAAGCTTTTAACTCCTTACAGCCCACCCAATTTATATGAAGCAGCTCTAACATTTTTGATGCGCAGCTTAAAAAATGCTTAG
- a CDS encoding L-serine ammonia-lyase: protein MESLKELYRIGVGPSSSHTMGPRMAAECFLEKNPDAPFFRVTLFESLAATGKGHLTDWAVLSVLGEDKTEIVWKAEEKMVEHPNGMFFESLNANKEVVDSWKVYSVGGGAIREEGKHCSNVNPVYPLQNIASIMAHCEDKGITYWEYVEQCEGPEIWEFLREVWVVMEKALERGLDAEGVLPGSIGLRRQAKSYLRRTKLSSPDMQFTGLTTAYALAVSEENAAGGVIVTAPTCGSCGIIPASLKYLKDLYELKENDIVRALATAGLFGNVIKTNASISGAEVGCQGEVGSACAMACAAATQLMGGTLRQIEYSAEMGLEHHLGLTCDPVDGLVQIPCIERNACAATRALARAQMSILSDGSHRISFDEVVTVMKETGHDLPSLYRETSNGGLAKAYTARCSCKC from the coding sequence ATGGAATCTTTAAAAGAATTGTATCGTATCGGAGTCGGCCCTTCTTCCAGTCACACCATGGGGCCGAGGATGGCCGCTGAATGTTTTCTGGAAAAAAATCCTGATGCACCTTTTTTTCGTGTAACTCTTTTTGAAAGCCTTGCAGCAACAGGAAAAGGACATCTTACAGATTGGGCTGTGCTTAGTGTGCTTGGTGAAGATAAAACTGAAATAGTCTGGAAAGCCGAAGAAAAAATGGTTGAACATCCTAATGGTATGTTCTTTGAATCATTAAATGCAAATAAGGAAGTTGTTGATTCATGGAAAGTATATAGTGTCGGTGGTGGCGCTATCCGTGAAGAAGGTAAACATTGCTCAAATGTTAATCCTGTTTATCCTTTGCAGAATATAGCTTCAATCATGGCTCATTGTGAAGATAAAGGAATAACTTATTGGGAGTATGTTGAGCAGTGCGAAGGTCCTGAAATTTGGGAATTTTTGCGTGAAGTGTGGGTGGTAATGGAAAAAGCCCTTGAACGTGGTCTTGATGCTGAGGGAGTCCTTCCAGGATCCATCGGGCTTAGGAGACAGGCTAAATCCTATTTGCGCAGGACAAAGCTTTCCAGCCCTGATATGCAGTTTACCGGTTTGACTACAGCTTATGCGCTTGCTGTTTCGGAGGAAAATGCTGCGGGTGGTGTAATTGTAACAGCTCCGACTTGCGGTTCTTGCGGAATTATTCCTGCTTCACTTAAATATCTAAAAGATCTTTATGAGTTAAAGGAAAATGATATTGTCCGTGCATTGGCGACTGCAGGGTTATTTGGAAATGTTATTAAGACGAATGCGTCAATATCCGGTGCAGAAGTTGGTTGTCAGGGAGAAGTTGGTTCTGCCTGTGCTATGGCGTGCGCTGCTGCAACTCAGTTGATGGGTGGAACTCTTCGTCAAATAGAATATTCTGCTGAAATGGGCCTTGAACATCATCTGGGTCTTACATGTGATCCTGTTGACGGCTTAGTACAGATTCCTTGTATTGAGCGTAATGCCTGTGCTGCAACCCGTGCACTTGCACGTGCTCAAATGTCAATCTTGTCTGACGGTTCTCATAGAATTTCTTTTGATGAGGTCGTAACGGTTATGAAAGAAACAGGGCATGATTTACCAAGTCTTTACCGTGAAACATCAAATGGCGGTTTAGCCAAGGCATATACTGCTCGTTGTAGTTGTAAATGTTAA
- a CDS encoding arsenate reductase ArsC: protein MVKKINVLFLCTGNSCRSQMAEGWARHLKSDQINAYSAGIETHGLNPYAVKVMAESGVDISGHKSKLLKEFNDVVLDVVVTVCGHANETCPYFPGNCKVTHVGFDDPPKIAKDLAEKGASEEEQLDCYRRVRDEIKAYIEALPESFK, encoded by the coding sequence GTGGTCAAAAAAATAAACGTTCTTTTTTTGTGTACAGGAAATTCATGTAGAAGTCAGATGGCTGAAGGATGGGCGCGCCATCTCAAAAGTGACCAGATTAATGCTTATTCAGCTGGTATTGAAACGCATGGTTTGAATCCTTACGCTGTTAAGGTCATGGCGGAATCCGGCGTAGACATTTCTGGACATAAATCTAAACTTCTTAAAGAATTTAATGACGTAGTACTGGATGTGGTTGTTACTGTTTGTGGTCATGCGAATGAAACATGTCCGTATTTTCCAGGTAACTGCAAAGTTACTCATGTAGGCTTTGATGACCCTCCTAAGATTGCCAAGGATCTTGCGGAAAAAGGCGCTTCAGAAGAGGAACAGCTTGATTGTTATAGAAGGGTGCGCGACGAGATTAAAGCCTATATTGAAGCACTTCCAGAAAGTTTTAAGTAA
- a CDS encoding metallophosphoesterase, with the protein MLSEKSKTKRGILLAADIMTVALPLTLFFRAEIPYSLKLILQGAGYTWATIIVCFVPFGLCAEPIRFGMKLMAPDLAVPKVKIFACLCLLSALMVIGGYINATSPIVRELSFDLRTGNSTGVEYDIAAVTDLHAGKLMSRKRVGNIVTSINQMTPDLVLLGGDILDDFDVKQSGAAEEFKRLKAPLGKYTVLGNHEYYLGGKWSKEFLEKHGLTVLVDESVIVDGKFILVGRNDFAALQRGGTREPLVQLISQGNKLPVIVLDHTPAQLEEAQKAGVALQISGHTHYGQIFPINFIIDHLYEKGWGILQKGKTWYYVSCGVGFWGPPLRTNSRPEILLIHIKV; encoded by the coding sequence ATGTTAAGCGAGAAATCTAAGACTAAGCGCGGAATTCTTCTAGCTGCTGATATTATGACTGTAGCATTGCCATTGACTCTTTTTTTCAGGGCAGAGATCCCGTATTCACTCAAGCTTATTTTGCAAGGTGCCGGATATACTTGGGCGACAATCATAGTTTGCTTCGTTCCGTTTGGGCTATGTGCGGAGCCTATTCGTTTCGGTATGAAACTTATGGCTCCGGATTTAGCGGTTCCCAAGGTTAAAATATTTGCATGTCTTTGTCTTTTGTCTGCTTTGATGGTTATCGGTGGATATATAAATGCAACTTCACCGATAGTACGCGAACTAAGCTTTGATTTACGGACCGGCAACAGTACCGGAGTTGAATATGACATCGCCGCAGTGACTGATCTTCATGCCGGAAAGCTTATGAGCCGCAAACGTGTCGGGAATATTGTTACATCAATAAATCAAATGACACCGGACCTTGTTCTTCTGGGCGGAGACATTCTTGATGACTTTGATGTTAAGCAGAGCGGTGCGGCTGAAGAATTTAAGAGGCTGAAAGCTCCTCTTGGTAAATATACAGTCTTAGGAAATCACGAATATTATTTGGGCGGTAAGTGGTCAAAAGAGTTTCTTGAAAAGCATGGTCTTACTGTTCTTGTTGATGAAAGCGTGATTGTCGATGGTAAGTTTATTCTAGTAGGGCGTAATGATTTTGCAGCCTTACAGCGCGGAGGAACTAGAGAACCGCTTGTCCAGCTAATCTCTCAAGGGAACAAGTTGCCTGTAATTGTACTTGATCATACACCTGCCCAGCTTGAAGAGGCTCAGAAAGCCGGAGTTGCACTGCAAATATCAGGGCATACTCACTATGGTCAAATATTTCCTATTAATTTTATAATTGATCATCTGTATGAAAAAGGCTGGGGCATACTTCAAAAAGGTAAAACATGGTATTATGTAAGTTGCGGTGTTGGATTCTGGGGACCACCTCTTCGTACAAACAGTCGGCCTGAAATTTTGCTTATTCATATTAAGGTTTAG